A genome region from Danio aesculapii chromosome 2, fDanAes4.1, whole genome shotgun sequence includes the following:
- the tmem236 gene encoding transmembrane protein 236, which translates to MLSGKTVKLIVYELLQFACLCIPVFVVMERFASVIRFVKSSDTAYWLVVAASVAYAASVTLFVWVPLKYFMLKTQRFSEVTNWRPVTLAYVILSTLPCFAIIIASSKVQVDAAVRFDRLTELPVSLVLFSLICVDIVERIRPLRLTGKASGLDLDLEMPGPVLTHLEQVTSISGHLQANGQDGDASFRSPVSNGSLSGRWGDAGTYGLPRTSSSAYLYSHSHSGLLSFLWKRDPRHDLFVSSFMFWLDTVEMVRVAGTNSVYYSGWVFPIYILAYLSLLRVVITPDSPLLASSSILSQDLPFLVVRICLLAVFGYVTPVLYILKNILASISFVYFVFMTKLKLLNRGSMF; encoded by the exons ATGCTTTCTGGAAAGACTGTGAAACTCATTGTATATGAGCTTTTGCAGTTCGCATGTCTCTGTATTCCTGTGTTTGTAGTTATGGAGCGCTTTGCTTCTGTCATTCGGTTTGTGAAGTCTAGTGATACTGCCTATTGGCTGGTGGTGGCGGCGTCTGTGGCCTATGCAGCGTCTGTAACTCTGTTTGTGTGGGTTCCATTGAAGTACTTCATGTTAAAGACTCAACGCTTCTCAGAAGTGACCAACTG GAGACCTGTTACACTCGCATATGTGATTCTCAGCACTTTACCGTGCTTCGCTATCATCATAGCCAGCTCAAAG GTCCAGGTTGATGCTGCTGTTCGGTTTGACCGCTTAACAGAGCTCCCCGTCTCACTGGTCCTGTTCTCCCTCATCTGTGTGGACATAGTGgaaagaattcgccctctccgcTTAACAGGAAAAG CGAGTGGATTAGATTTGGATTTGGAGATGCCAGGTCCAGTTCTGACTCATTTGGAGCAGGTCACATCAATTTCTGGACATCTACAGGCAAACGGACAGGACGGCGATGCATCTTTCAGATCGCCGGTCTCAAACGGGTCACTGTCGGGCCGTTGGGGAGATGCAGGAACATATGGGCTGCCCCGCACCAGCAGCTCGGCATACCTCTACTCTCATTCTCACTCAGGCTTGCTTAGCTTTCTCTGGAAACGAGACCCTCGGCATGACCTCTTTGTCTCCAGCTTCATGTTCTGGTTGGACACTGTGGAAATGGTGAGGGTGGCTGGCACCAATTCGGTGTATTACTCAGGATGGGTGTTTCCAATATACATACTGGCTTATTTGTCCCTCCTGCGTGTAGTAATAACTCCAGACAGTCCATTGCTGGCTTCGTCAAGCATCCTTTCTCAAGATTTGCCCTTTCTGGTGGTGCGCATTTGCCTGCTGGCGGTTTTTGGATATGTTACTCCAGTGCTGTACATACTAAAGAACATTCTCGCCAGCATATCTTTTGTGTACTTTGTCTTTATGACTAAACTGAAGCTGCTGAACAGAGGAAGCATGTTTTGA